A genomic region of Vitis vinifera cultivar Pinot Noir 40024 chromosome 7, ASM3070453v1 contains the following coding sequences:
- the LOC104878404 gene encoding protein TRACHEARY ELEMENT DIFFERENTIATION-RELATED 7A-like yields the protein MVPQPPAHMVPQPRARMVSQSLARIVPRSLAPMVPRPLARIVSWPLARIVFRPPTRMVPLPLSSIVPRPSISMMPLLPTRMVPRPPTSTHGASSQLPCMVPRPPTPMHGASVPDWHAWCLDPLLPCMVSRPPTSMHGASTPTGMRGALVPDSHGAPKLAKTRVVVCP from the coding sequence ATGGTGCCTCAGCCCCCAGCACATATGGTGCCTCAACCCCGGGCTCGCATGGTGTCTCAATCCCTGGCTCGCATAGTGCCTCGATCCCTAGCACCCATGGTTCCTCGACCCCTGGCTCGCATAGTGTCTTGGCCTCTGGCACGCATAGTGTTTCGACCCCCGACACGTATGGTGCCTCTACCCCTGTCAAGCATAGTGCCTCGGCCCTCGATTAGCATGATGCCTCTACTACCGACTCGCATGGTGCCTCGACCACCGACTAGCACACATGGTGCCTCTTCCCAGCTCCCATGCATGGTGCCTAGGCCCCCGACTCCCATGCATGGTGCATCGGTCCCCGACTGGCATGCATGGTGCCTCGACCCCCTACTTCCATGCATGGTGTCTCGACCCCCGACTTCCATGCATGGTGCCTCGACCCCTACTGGCATGCGTGGTGCCTTGGTCCCCGACTCGCATGGTGCCCCCAAGCTAGCAAAGACACGTGTCGTTGTCTGTCCATAA